A region of Sugiyamaella lignohabitans strain CBS 10342 chromosome A, complete sequence DNA encodes the following proteins:
- a CDS encoding GTP-binding protein (top hit is XP_006683298.1 originated in Batrachochytrium dendrobatidis JAM81): MSEANNNFATTVLPKDDHAEGKQHSQGQPGIHLPKNADDIKEFSQVRNVDAKALNEQIAKAEQEAKDKVNELSK, encoded by the coding sequence ATGTCTGAGGCTAACAACAATTTCGCTACTACCGTTTTACCTAAAGACGACCATGCCGAGGGCAAGCAACACAGCCAAGGTCAACCTGGTATCCACCTTCCTAAGAATGCCGATGATATCAAGGAATTCTCGCAGGTTCGCAATGTCGATGCCAAGGCTTTGAACGAGCAGATTGCCAAGGCCGAACAAGAGGCCAAGGACAAGGTCAATGAGCTCTCCAAATAA